In the Pecten maximus unplaced genomic scaffold, xPecMax1.1, whole genome shotgun sequence genome, TGACTCTACTCATGGCTGCCACCACACCCCTCCACAGTCCCAGAATTCCACTTTCACTGTATACACTGCGGAACGCTCCTCTCATACTCTGGTGGTCGTGTTGGTATCCCACCGCTATCTGTTGTACCGATTTGGACTGGAGATGCGTTTTCACCTGCAAAATACATTtaatagaaaagaaaatattcgGTGACTGGCAGGGTAGGAATCAAAATCACGAACTTACGAATAAATTCTAGACAGCATCGTAAACTACTATCCATATATCATAATTCTACACCTTTCAGTTAATTCgaaaattttgattatttgaagAAAATTTGATAACTGTGGTCTTAGCAGCTTGAAACTGTTGaaaatataaacagattgtCTCTTATATTAATATGGCAGGCGAGAAATAACAATTGTACATCAATATAGCTACTTGTTtcttaaaaagatatatatgtaattgatttatatcTTATGTATAGGTACGTCCGAAGACAACATGAAGACTAGCTGCTGTAACCATTGGCTAGAGACACCATTGGATCAAAGTACATGTTGTTTTCCTCGGCCATTTGTCGTTAGTTACCATGTAGAACGGACTTCCTATACAAGCTCCAACACTTCCTCCCAAAGCACCAGCTACAAGACTTTTGTAAATGACCACATCTCCATTTTTATCTTTGGTCAGTCCGTAGTTTACGAACACCTGATATGTACCAAGACGAAATCCATTCATAGTCATTTGATACCAAACAGCAGGAACAAGGCCATTCTGAAGCTTGATGAATCCATCCTTTTTAGCGATGGTGTAAAACGCATGTAAGGCGTTGCGGTAGTGGACAGTGTAATTCCCCTGTGCTTGGAGTTCTCCCTGAAGTTGCATGCGTGTCTTAACTACTTCCAAGGGATTTGTGAAAAATCCAGCACAGCTTGTGCTTAAGGCGCCTATGACAAACTCCTCTATTTGAGCCATGCTGACTTAAAAAGTATATGTACACTATAAAAACACTGCTGTATGTTTTGACATTTGCGTGAATTGTAAAACATTAATCTTGATTAATAAACTCTTCTCTGCATTCAGCATGATGCGCCCATTAAAATTTCTCGAGTCTTTTTCTTTCAACTGGTCTACctgcaaaataaaacaaaaatttgcAATGACTTAAATGTAGCACTCAAAAAAAACCTATAAGATTTCAATAACATGATGTACAATAATTCAGGTTCAGGGTTCTTTGTCCTCAATCTGGTCCTAGATTTATCTACCACAAATAATTTACATACGGTATTTATCCGCAAATAAATTATAAGCCCCTGCTCACAAATAAATCCCTGAGATCAAAATCAAGCCACTTCTTTACTTCTGCATAATCATTAAATTTCTAATAGGAATTTGAAGCTAAAAGTGGTTCATATATAAGTAGCTTAACTTGCACTTTGGACTTGCAGTTTAAACTTGAAAGTttgctgggtattgctaaagcaatgcAATGTCCCCTTCCGGCCCCCACTAAAAAtggtaacagtgacattgacccaaaaaccctgaaactcgaactagatctgtagctactcatactgaagttacataacGTTGTACCAGTTTTCACCGACATACTTTGAAGCATAGGTGATAAAACTGAGTGAATAGACAGACGGAATCGAAGATGTTTCTTATTAATTCAATGTACGTTTCATGAATAATATATATGGACCTGAGGGTTATAACTATACATTCTGTTCGTAGCCTTGGCACATATGTAAATAGCTGCTTCCTATCTACCGACTCAAAGAAAGTTTCTCTTTCGTTCGTCCAGTATTAGCCTGTGCTCCCAGGCTTAAATCCCAGccaattatattataaataaagtattaaatatagatataatttataatcaTCTCTAAGGCTCTAGGTCTGTCACAGTTACAACTCAAAGTACAAAGTGAAAattctttatataattataatacctatataatatacctatGACATccaatttaaaacatattgttCCATCAAATACATTGggcatatatatctatatatatcatatgaacTGAAACGACATCTATTCTTTAAATTTGAGATAGTTATGTACATAGCTAGATGCTATGGAAGATTTTTGTACATAAATTGCTTGATGGTTTATTGACGACTTTTGTACATAAATGACTTCATGGTTTATtgagaactttttttttacataaaaatgacTTCATGGTTTTATGGAAGactttgtacatatataaatgacttGATGATCTATCGATCATGACGACCTTTCTTCATAAACAACCTGATGGTTAAATGACTTGAAGACTTTCATACTTAagtaatatttattattaattattaagtgtATTTATCACTGAAAATTTAAATACCTTGATGATGTTTGTTAATATAATTGGGCATCATGAATAACGAGCGCAGGTATTTTCGGTTAGATAACACAAAAgtaatatactgtaaagttaACATTGTTTTACGTTTCTGATTTACGTAACATGTAAATTTAGcataatcaaaatatttggATTGATATATCATgcacattttttaatataatcaatataaatgtGCATTGCATAATGagttattgtgatatttatttaatttagctttgtacaatgtacattattaaATGTATCATAAATTATTGCATTAAAATTATTGTCAAGTTTGCCTAAGCACAGTCAGTGTTCAATGTTTTGGAAATCTGGAGCTGTTCCCGGAAACCTGTGTCATATTGCTAACTTGCATTAATAAAGGCTTGAGAACTACTACAGCCCACTGCAGGATGGTCTTGGAGTAAAGCTTGGCCTGCGTTAAACtacacatgtatttatcaaTTCTGTCTACCACAAAACTAAGTGACTAAACAAATAAATCGAAAACTTTACAATATACTACAAGTTGTATCTTTATTTTccgaataaaaataaataaaaaataaatgaagatGAAGATTATTGAACCCCGGAACCAACCTATAAACCTGCAAAAAATAGTGCCTCGCTACACTTAGTATAGCACCACTACCCAAGTAATCTTACATATTGGTGTGAACttattcaaaatacaaaaacgaaacaaaacacacaaattCGACCTGCACTGCCCGGCGTCTGACTACAGAATGCCTATACACAGAACAGATCACGCTCGCGCGCCAAGGTCCTACGTCATAGCCGCAAAGACAAATAATCCCCGCTATAACGTAGTGAAACGCGGGAATATTTGAGTCTTCTCTCCATCATCTAAAATAATTACccaaataacaaataaacatttgCCGTCTAGCCCTCGGCGACGCaagaaatatcaaagaaaatagaaataaaaatcaaactCCTTTCAAACTTACCTGCATGCTGTGCAACCCTCAGGCGCTTATCCATCTTTGCGACTGTCCGACTTTCAACGCCAATTCTTTTAAGACATCGATTACTTACATTTTGGTTGGTAGCTACTCTAAACCCTTCGGCTCTTAAAGAATGCAGTCCAAAACTGCCCCCTCACCCTCATCCCCACCCCTAAACCCACCTAACCCCTTACACCATAATTAATCTCTTAAAAATAGCTTCCCGTGCCCGTGTATCGCTAAGAGGTTTGTTCTTATGTACCAAACCATAAGTATATTATGACCTGACCGATAaatcagataaaacaaaaaaatgttccCGTTCAAAATCATTCCCGACCAAGCGTATATTTGTTAAGTAACTCGAATGTACAGGCTGTTGCCATCCCTTTACAAACAAAGACGTCATTCCCGGCCCGATATTGATCAGTTTTGCTCTTCCGAAAATACCATATCGTTACATCTCAGATTGCTCAATTcgttaaatctttaaaaaccTGCAAAACAATGAGCACACATagtaaaatattgtataatcaaTAAATCGTCTGACTGGTCATAATGTCCACATAATTCGACCGACATGTCACCGGAAACTGGCTCCTTTTTACAGCGTGACGCGCTGTACGCTTCGCAGCTTCCAACAGATTCATCACCAGACAGTTGTCCGTGGGATCGTGACAACCGTGCAAGCCATGTACTCGCTTTATAGCATATATACCGAACTTGAAACAACAGAATGTGATGTCCCGTTATCTAACAGGTGGTTGATGTATAAAGCTACGTGCATATGACCTGTCGCTAACACCGTTTGTCCCTGACCGTCAACAAAAATATCCTAGCGCTTGAATCCTCCAAGGCCGTGATAGTTTCTTTTCATACTCCACTCCTGTTGCTCAACAATCTTTCTGCCATGCCAAACTTTCTTGCCATGCATCTTGCCATACTGTAAAGTTCCGACCCCTGTCAGACCCTAGAGTCGGCTACCTCTCGTTCCACTGTTCGTTGCAACCTAACATATGTAAAATCGAAATCATATCTGTAACCCACAAACACGCTTACAAACTTTAGGTAGAAACTAACATGAACGCGAGCATGTCAAATGCAAGCATGGCCTTACTGAAACAATCATTATTTTCTCGACCCGCTTTAGAAATATTGACGTTCGATAAATAACGACAACCTACCTGTTAACCCCGAACACCAATGGCTAAATTGCTGCTGATTTTCCTTAAGGATCTATTAAAGTTCCCTGTCCCTTCTTAGCCTTCATTGTATCCACCGTTTGACACACTAAACCAGAACCAACCAATTGTTCTCACATATCCGGTTTAATGTAAACGCGCTAACTCCCTCCGTTTGATCGCACCACCATCTACAGTTAAACCTCACTCATTCCTTATTATGATGTGATGCAAACATGTCAATACTGTGTGCTTCCCAGGTCTCCTCATACATACTATACACCCAGTTGCTGTACCTGCCATTCACCACAATCTGAGCAACGACTCAGATTATCCTCTTTTAGAGGCGTTTAACTCTGTTGCATTCTCTTCTACATGCTTAACATATAGCAGTTTACTTAACTTGTTAGCGACTCCAAT is a window encoding:
- the LOC117319609 gene encoding solute carrier family 25 member 35-like; protein product: MAQIEEFVIGALSTSCAGFFTNPLEVVKTRMQLQGELQAQGNYTVHYRNALHAFYTIAKKDGFIKLQNGLVPAVWYQMTMNGFRLGTYQVFVNYGLTKDKNGDVVIYKSLVAGALGGSVGACIGSPFYMVKTHLQSKSVQQIAVGYQHDHQSMRGAFRSVYSESGILGLWRGVVAAMSRVTVGSAVQLTTFFKIKEAIVKKKVFAEESALVSLCASTTSGVVVTLFMTPFDVVSTRIYNQGLDAQGNGLLYKGVADCYVKIFRQEGLWGFYKGWGPSFLRLVPHAMLSLTFWDQLRDFYGRFKSRNV